Genomic segment of Pasteurella multocida subsp. multocida OH4807:
GCTTTTACGCAAAATAACGCCTGCGCCTAAAAAACCAATACCGCTAATCACTTGTGCCGCTAAACGCATAGGATCAGTACGAATATTTTCTGACACCTGTGCATAATGTTCTGCTGCTTGGATAGAAACAATCGTTAAAACACAAGTTGTCACCGCAATAATCACACAGGTTTTCACACCCACGGCTTTACGCTTGAGCTCACGTTCCAAGCCAATAATGCCGCCAAGCAACATGGCAAGTGCCATTTTTGCTAAAATCGAAAATTGGCTAGATGCTAAAAAAAGAGTAAATAATTCAGTAAATGTTTTCATAAATAGACAGGAGAAATAAAAATAGAAGAACAAATTATTCTAACAAGGGAATAATATAAGTCCAGAGTTACGCGAAAATATATTTAGTGTGCTCAACATCATACAAAAACAACTAAACATATTGATTTTACTAAAATAAATCATCTCTTCCAACTATACATATTCTCTATTTAGTAACCTGAGCAATACGCTACTCAGTTTGTTCAACTCAAGATTGAAAAAATAAATCCAATTTTTAATATCAATCAAGTAAGCATATTTTTAAGCAACGAAAACGATAAGACGATTTTGTAAAGAAATTTGCTAAAATTTGCAGTAAAATGACCGCACTTTTAACTTAATTACGGAAACTATGTCAATTTCTAAACAAAAATTAATTGTTTATGCGCAATTGATGCGTTTTGACAAACCAATCGGCACATTACTCCTCCTTTGGCCAACACTTTGGGCACTCTTCCTATCGGTAAAGGGAATGCCTGATTGGTCTATTTTAGCCATTTTTATTTTGGGAGTAATTTTTATGCGAGCAGCAGGTTGCGTAATTAATGATTATGCTGATCGCCATATTGATGGCAAAGTAAAACGAACCTCTCAGCGCCCTCTAGCAACGGGAGCAGCAACGCCACAAGAGGCAAAATTCTTATTTATCGTCCTGATTTTCTGTGCTTTCATCTTGGTTTTATTTCTCAACTATTACGCGATCGCACTCTCTTTTATTGCGGTCTTATTAGCCTTTATTTACCCATTTATGAAACGCTACACCCACTTGCCACAACTGTTTTTAGGCATGGCATTTGGTTGGTCAATTCCAATGGCATATGGCGCTTCCATTGAGGCATTACCGCTTGAATGTTGGCTCTTATTTTTAGCTAATTTAGCGTGGACTGTGGCTTACGATACTCAATATGCAATGGTCGATCGCGATGATGATTTACGCATTGGCGTGAAATCCACCGCCATTTTATTTGCCCAATATGACAATAAAATCATCTCGTTGTTACAAGTGACTACGCTATGTTTCTTAGCCTTAATCGGCTATCTCTCACAACTGCACACGAGTTATTTCATTGTGTTATTTATCGCTACTTTGTTTTTTGTTTATCAATGCAGACTCATCAAACACCGTAAACGTGAAGACTGCTTCAAAGCCTTTTTAAACAACAACTATTTTGGCGCAATGGTGTTTATTGCGTTTTTGTGCGGGATATTTTTCTAATCTAAAAAGCCGTTTAGTACAATTAAACGGCTTTTCTCATTCATCTCCCTTGATCTTTCCCCTTTCATCGCCATATAGTGCGGTATGATTATTGCAATAACAAAGGATACAAAATGACAACGATTGTAAGTGTTCGTCGTAACGGACAAGTGGTCGTCGGTGGTGACGGTCAAGTTTCATTAGGCAACACCGTGATGAAAGGTAATGCACGTAAAGTTCGCCGTTTATACAATGGCAAAGTGTTAGCCGGCTTTGCGGGCGGTACAGCTGATGCGTTTACTTTATTTGAATTATTTGAGCGTAAACTTGAGATGCATCAAGGTCATTTATTAAAAAGTGCGGTGGAATTAGCAAAAGATTGGCGTACAGACCGTGCTTTACGCAAATTAGAAGCGATGTTAATCGTCGCTGATGAAAAAGAAAGTTTAATTATTACAGGGATTGGTGATGTGGTGCAGCCTGAAGCGGATCAGATTTTGGCGATTGGTTCAGGTGGCAACTTTGCGTTATCTGCAGCACGTGCATTAGTGGAAAATACGGAGTTATCTGCACGTGAAATCGTCGAAAAATCGTTAAAAATCGCGGGCGATATCTGCGTTTATACCAACACCAATTTTACTATTGAAGAATTACCTAATAACTAATTAGGTCATAGGAGCAAAAATGTCTGAAATGACCCCTAGAGAGATTGTCTCTGAATTGGATCAACATATTATTGGCCAAGCAGATGCGAAAAGAGCGGTGGCGATTGCGTTAAGAAATCGTTGGAGAAGAATGCAATTACAAGAGCCACTTCGCCACGAAGTCACGCCGAAAAATATTTTGATGATCGGTCCAACGGGTGTGGGTAAAACTGAAATTGCGCGCCGTTTAGCCAAACTCGCAAATGCCCCTTTTATTAAAGTCGAAGCGACAAAATTCACTGAAGTGGGTTACGTGGGCAAAGAAGTGGATTCAATTATTCGTGATTTGACTGACAGTGCGATGAAGCTAGTTCGTCAAACTGAAATCGAAAAAAATCGCTTCAGAGCAGAAGAAGCCGCTGAAGATCGTATTTTAGATGCGTTGCTTCCACCACCGAAAAATCAATGGGGACAAGTTGAAGCTTCTGATAACAATAGTAGTACACGCCAAGTGTTCCGTAAAAAATTGCGTGAAGGTCAATTAGACGATAAAGAAATCGAAATTGATGTCGCAAGTGTGTCGATGGGTGTTGAAATTATGGCACCGCCAGGTATGGAGGAAATGACGAACCAATTACAGTCAATGTTCCAAAATCTTTCTACTGGGCAAACCAAAAAACGCAAAATGAAAATCAAAGATGCGTTAAAAACCTTGATTGATGATGAAGCTGCGAAACTGATCAACCCAGAAGAACTCAAACAAAAAGCCATTGATGCAGTTGAGCAAAACGGGATTGTGTTCATCGATGAAATCGACAAAATCTGTAAAAAAGGTGAATACAGCGGCGCTGATGTATCACGTGAAGGTGTACAACGTGATTTGCTTCCATTAGTGGAAGGTACAACAGTGAGCACTAAACACGGTATGGTTAAAACCGATCATATTCTGTTTATTGCATCGGGTGCGTTCCAAGTGGCACGTCCTTCAGATTTAATCCCTGAATTGCAAGGTCGCTTACCGATCCGTGTGGAATTATCAGCATTAAGTGCGGTGGATTTTGAGCGAATTTTAACAGAGCCAAACGCTTCATTAACCGAGCAATACAAAGCGTTAATGGCAACCGAAGGTGTGAATATTGAGTTTACCGAAGGTTCAATTAAGAAAATTGCGGAAGCGGCATTCAGAGTCAACGAAAAAACCGAGAATATCGGTGCGCGTCGTTTACACACTGTAATGGAGCGTTTAATGGATAAAATTTCCTTTAATGCAAGCGAAATGAACGGACAAGTTGTTACAATCGATGATGCTTATGTGATTGACGCATTAGGTGATGTTGTAGAAAACGAAGATCTCAGCCGCTTTATTTTATAATTTTCTAAAAAATAACCGCACTTTGCTTTCAACATCAAAGTGCGGTTTATTTTTTGATAATTTTTTACTAAAAGAAGATTATTTACGCAACTTCACTAATTCGACCGCGTGTTCTGTCCCTTTCGTTAAGATTAAATTTGCACGTTCTCTGGTCGGCAAAATATTTTCTCGCAAGTTTAAGCCGTTAATTTCGTCCCAAATACGGCTCGCCGTGCTCACAGCCTCTTCTTCTGACAAACTTGCATAGTGTTTAAAATAAGAATTTGGATCACTAAATGCACTTTGACGGAATTTTAAGAAACGGCTTATATACCATTTTTTCAATAGATTTTCGTCCGCATCCACATAAATAGAGAAGTCCACGAAGTCAGACACGAAGGTTTGCGTTGAGCGATCGCCTGTTTGTAGCACGTTCAACCCTTCTAAAATCAAAATATCAGGCTGATCCACCACGTCAAATTGATCTGGCACGATGTCATAAATCAAATGTGAATACACAGGCGCTTTCACATTTGGTTTGCCCGACTTAATATCCGCTAAAAAACGCACTAAACGTGACGTGTCATAAGACACGGGGAAGCCTTTTTTGTGCAACAAATTCTCTTTTTGCAACTTTTCTAAGGGATACAAAAAGCCGTCCGTCGTAATCAAATCCACTTTTCGCACTTCAGGCCATTGCGATAATAAAGATTGCAAAATACGCGCAGAAGTACTTTTTCCTACTGCAACACTGCCCGCAATACTAATAATGTAAGGCACTTTGTCTGGATTTACACCCAAAAAACGGTTCATCACCTGTTGACGTTGAATACGTTCTTCAATGTAATAGTTGATTAAACGAACCAATGGCAAATAAATCGTGCGAACTTCATCTAAAGAAAGCTCTTCATTGATTCCTAACAAAGGTTTTAAATCTTGTTCGGTTAACGTTAAAGGAACAGACTTACGTAATTCTGCCCACTGTTCGCGATTAAATGATAAAAAAGGAGTCAATTGCTTTGATAAAAAATTTGTGTCTAATGTTTCCACAATCCGTTCAACTTATTTTATATAGCGGTAAATTGGATATAAAATATACCTTATAAATACACAAAATCGCATAAAATTTTTACAAATCGAGCAAATTTATCCTAAAAAAAGCTGTTTTTGACTGATAATTAGGCGAACAATTAAAAAAATCATTTTTTTTCAAAAAAACACTTGTCAGCGATAAAAATTTCCCTATAATACGCCTCACTTGCTTATGAGATGCCGACTTAGCTCAGTAGGTAGAGCAACTGACTTGTAATCAGTAGGTCACCAGTTCGATTCCGGTAGTCGGCACCATTCTTCTCTGCAAGTGTTCATTTAACGCGGAGGGATTCCCGAGCGGCCAAAGGGAGCAGACTGTAAATCTGCCGGCTCAGCCTTCGAAGGTTCGAATCCTTCTCCCTCCACCATTTTTTAAATGAATCGCATTCTGATGGGTCAGATGAATTTAGGACTGCGGGCATCGTATAATGGCTATTACCTCAGCCTTCCAAGCTGATGATGCGGGTTCGATTCCCGCTGCCCGCTCCAAGCGCTGATATAGCTCAGTTGGTAGAGCGCACCCTTGGTAAGGGTGAGGTCGGCGGTTCAAATCCGCCTATCAGCACCAGTCTTAAACTTCCTTTCTGTCCTTTAACTAATAGCAAATTTTAAATTTTGGTTAATGTGGTATATTGAACCATCCATAACCGTGTTTGTTTAGAGGGACTCTCAATGTCTAAAGAAAAATTTGAACGTACAAAACCGCACGTAAACGTGGGTACAATCGGCCACGTTGACCATGGTAAAACAACTTTAACAGCAGCAATCACTACAGTATTATCAAAACACTTTGGTGGTGCAGCACGTGCATTCGACCAAATCGATAACGCGCCAGAAGAAAAAGCGCGTGGTATCACCATCAACACATCACACGTTGAGTACGATACAGAAACTCGTCACTACGCACACGTTGACTGTCCAGGACACGCGGACTATGTGAAAAACATGATCACAGGTGCTGCACAGATGGACGGCGCGATTCTTGTTGTAGCGGCAACAGACGGTCCTATGCCACAAACTCGTGAGCATATCCTTTTAGGTCGTCAAGTCGGTGTACCTTACATCATCGTGTTCTTAAACAAATGTGACATGGTAGATGATGAAGAGTTATTAGAATTAGTAGAAATGGAAGTACGTGAACTTCTTTCTCAATATGATTTCCCAGGTGATGATACACCAATCGTACGTGGTTCAGCGTTACAAGCGTTAAACGGCGTGCCAGAGTGGGAAGCGAAAATTCTTGAGTTAGCGGGTCACTTAGATAGCTATATTCCAGAGCCTGAGCGTGCAATTGACCAACCTTTCCTTCTTCCAATTGAAGACGTGTTCTCAATTTCAGGTCGTGGTACAGTGGTAACAGGTCGTGTTGAGCGTGGTATCATCCGTACAGGTGAAGAGGTTGAGATTGTAGGTATTAAAGAAACGACTAAAACAACCGTAACGGGTGTTGAGATGTTCCGTAAATTATTAGATGAAGGTCGTGCAGGTGAGAACGTTGGTGCGTTATTACGTGGTACAAAACGTGAAGATATCGAACGTGGTCAAGTATTAGCGAAACCAGGTTCAATTACACCACACACAGACTTTGAATCAGAAGTTTACGTCTTATCAAAAGAAGAGGGTGGTCGTCATACTCCATTCTTCAAAGGTTACCGTCCACAGTTCTACTTCCGTACAACTGACGTGACAGGTACAATCGAATTACCAGAAGGCGTAGAGATGGTAATGCCTGGTGATAACATCAAGATGACTGTAAGCTTGATTCACCCAATCGCGATGGACCAAGGTTTACGCTTTGCGATTCGTGAGGGTGGTCGTACAGTAGGTGCGGGTGTTGTTGCTAAAATTATCAAATAATTTAGCTTAACATGCTGAAAAAAGGCGTATCTAAAAGATACGCCTTTTTGTTTTTCAACAGACATCAACAGAGAAGCCTAAGTCAATGAAAAATAATATGCCTCACCGTAGAAACAGAGAGCGCCACGATCGTTTAACAGATCATACCCATACGTTTTTCATTTTTGTTAAGGACTATTTACTGAGTTAGGCAAACGTTGATCTAATAACCACATAATCGCTTCAGGGCTGTTAAACACTCCGTCCCATGTGTTATGTGGATTACTATTTACAATGCCATTATCCCCTGCTTGTTGTACACTAAATTCAGTATATTTTACTTTCATTGATTTCACGTCATCTTTCAAAAGACGATAATTAATACGTGAACCTGCAACAGGTGATACTTTATCTTCAATACTGTGGAAGAACCACATTGGTGCATTTTTTAACATCGCTAAACTTTCCGCCGTTCCTTGACCATCAATCCATTCTAACGTATTCGCCTCTCGCCCACTCATTAACAACGCCCCTGCAAAAAAGTGCGCTCGTTTTTGCAATAAATATAATCCACCTTCTGCCCCACGAGATAAACCAATAATATAAATACGTTGTTTATCAATCGCAGGGTGATTTGCTATTGCCTCATCAAGCATCTTAAAGACAAGTTGATGGCGATGATGGGTTTGCCAATGGATACCTTGCTTATCCGCAGGATCGAAGACTGTTGCATATTGTGGCGCTAAGACAAAACTCTCTTCGTACGGTAACGTAGCGATTGCGCCTTTGCTCGATAACAAGTGAGCCAAGTTATCCTGCCCCACTTGTCCTGAACCATGCAAAAAGAGAACTAATGGATAGGTTTTCCCTTTTTCTACTTTGGGTTTGTAAAAGCGATACAATAACCCTTCATCTGTAGTATTAAGCGTAACACGATGAGCAGAGAAATCATCAATATAACGTGTTTTAATATATGGTTTCATCGCGTGTTGTGTGATTTCACTTGCTTGCAGCGTTTTGCCATTGGTTAATTTTAATAACCCTGTTTGTTTGATCCTATACACAAGCTTATCTTCATAAAATTCTGGCACTCGGTTAGCTTGTACTTTCTCTATCTCAACTAACTGACCAGCTTTATCTTTTGCCTTAAATGTCATAGGTTGATTATTTTCTACTCTTAATGAATAAAAATCAGCATTCTTATCACGCTCATCTAATTCAAGAATAACAAAGCGCCCTGGTTTTGCTTGATGAGCAGTGGTAGGCTTATCATTCACATAGGCTCTTAATAGCGTACGTGCTTGAGGATCAGCTTGCTCAAGTGTGGTCTGAATTTGGTAGATTTGACGCAAATCGGTGCCTGAAAATACGTTATCTTCGTACTCCAATGCAATACCAGTCACTTTAGCTCCCTTTTCTGTCACTTCGGCAAGTAATGTCGCATTGATAGACTGGGGAAGTTGAGGAACATCAGGAATCTGCGCAGAAGCAGTGCCAAATGATGCTACTGTCACACAAGATAATATAAACATTTTTCTTAACATAACATCTCTCCACAAAAGAATAGCAACACATCAAGGAAAATGTTGCTATTCACTAAGTCAGTTAACTACAGTTTTTTGCTTTGTACATTTACATAAATAAGAATCATCGCTAACACACCGAGTGGTAAGAATAGGTCTGTAATTGATCCATCACTTCCCCAAATTAAGTTAGCCAAAATCACGGTACTTCCCCCGATTGCCCAAGCAATTGTCGTCGGTACAGACCAAACAATCATCTGTTTCTTCACATCATTGATGCCCATCATTCTGTTCACTACCCAGAATAAACTGTCATTGAAATAACCAAAGAATAACGAACCCATTGTGGCAGCCTGAGCAGCGAGCAGCATATTGACGCCTGGAATCTGCTCTAAAATCGGTGCCGAGATTGAGGCTGCAGTAATCATCGCAACAGTACCAGAACCCTGGATAAAGCGAACTAGAGTAGACACAATAAATGGAATTAAAATAGGTGAAATTGGTAGTGCCGCAACTTGTTCGGCGAGCTCTTTACCCGCACCACTATCACGTAATACTGCACCTAACGCACCACCTGCACCTGTTACTAATAAAATAATCCCTGCCGTTTTTACCCCTTCTTCTAAGTGTAATGCGGTGGTTGTTTTATCAGCTTTTGGCAATAAAGTATAAACAGCTACTAGCACACTAATTGCTAAGGCTATCATTGGATGACCAATGAAGTTGAAGAATTGGTATAGTGTATTCTCTGCTAAGGCTGGATTACTTTTTGCCATTAATCCCAAAATAGCTTTAATAAAAATTAAGCCAATTGGTAACAGAATAGGCAATAAAGATAACCCTAAGCTTGGTAACGCTTTTTTCTCACGGCTTTCAATGTAATCATCATATTTCTGCTTTAATTCTTCCTGAGTAAATACCTCTTGGTTAAATGTTGGATATTTTTTATCTAACCATTTTGCATACAACACAATTCCCACTACAGGAAGCACCGCCATCGCCATACCGACTAACAACATCGCGCCGATATCAACACTAAATAAGCCTGCCACACCTAACGGACCAGGTGTTGGCGGTACCGTATGGTGAGTAACAACTAATCCCCCTGCCAAAGCGACACCTAAAGTTAATAGTGAGCGTTTACCGTTTTTTGCTAAGGCTTTCGCAACAGGATAGAGAATCACAAATGCAGAATCAACGAAAATAGGAATACTGACAATATAACCTGTAATAGCCAATGCCCATTCTTCTTTTTTCTTACCTAAAAACTTAATAAAACTGTACGCCATTTTTTCTGCGGCACCCGATACTTCAAGGATACTTCCCATCATGACACCCAGACCAATAACAATCCCAATGCCACCTAATGTGCCACCAAAACCTTTTGTGATCGCACCTAATGTATTATCTACACTCATGCCCCCCACTAAACCAGCAATTGCTGCCGCAATGAGCATCGCAATAAACGCATGTACACGCGTTCTTAACACTAAAAACACCAACACAAATACGGCGATTAATAAACCGATAATTGGAGTAGGTAATCCAAACATAACGCCTCCCGTTACATATCACATTGAATGAATTGTTGAATCACATCAGCAAAATTTTGATCGGCGGTAAAACCTAAACCAAACGCTTGTGAACAATTAATCGTAGCAGGCCAACTCGCTACGATATGATTAATACCTTCATCAAATTCAAATTTCACATACTGCAGAATCTGTTCTCCTTTCACTTTCACGAGATCAGCAAGCATTTGTTCAACGCTAACCGTAAAACCAGGTAAGTTAATCACATGCCAATCACGTGCAGGTAAGGTTGGAAGTTGAAGTGCATGAATGAAGTTATTAACGACAGTATTTGGGCTAGAAAGCCACAAATTCAGTTTTTCTGAGACTGGGCAAATTGCTTCAGTTTGATGTAGTGGCTCACGAATAATACTACTAACAAAAGACGATGCGGCTTTATTAGGCTTGCCTGGACGAATACAGATAGTTGGTAACCGTAATACTATCCCATCCACAAATCCCTTACGGCTATAGTCATTGATTAATAGTTCACACATCGCTTTTTGGGCACCATATGTAGATTGTGGTGTCACCGCTGTGTCATCTTGAATCACATCTGGTAACTGCCCACCATATACCGCTAGGGAGCTGCTGAAAATAAAACGAATACTCGGGTTCTGATGACGACAAACCTCTAACAAATGGCGTGTAGCAAGAAAATTGATTTCATAGCCTAAATCAGGATCTTGTTCAGCATGACTACTCACAATCGCTGCTAAGTGGAAAATGGCATCTGTTTGACGATCAATGATTTTTTCTAACCCTACTGGCTGACGAAGATCCATTTCATAACAACGTACTCTTGGATCATGATTAGGTGCTTGTGGCTTCACTACATCAATTAAAATCAGTTCTTTAATCATGAGCTGAGGGTTGGATAACAACGTTTTTGCTAAACGTTGTCCAAGAAAACCTTGTCCCCCTGTAATGACGATTTTCATCGTGTTCTCCTCTATTTTAACCGCACTTTTGCATAATTTTTGTGCAAATTACTGTTTTTGATATAGAAAATGCCCTACCCATCAGCAGCAGGGTATTTTCTATCTATTTATACAACGTGATAGCTCACTCAACGTTAAGCTAGAAAACGACCTATTACTTGTCCTCCTACTAACACCCAGGTCATTAACAGAGAGGTGAAAAATACACCTAAATAAATGTAACCCGTTTTTAAATAGCACCAATGATTAATCAAGGTAAACACAATGAATTGAGGAATGATGACCGCTAACATCATCATCCAACGTCCACCGAATTGTGGTAAACCTAAGAGATCAAAACCTGGGCCAATTTGCATAAAGCCAGGCACAAAATGGAACAGCCACAGGATTACTAAACCAGCTGTAGCGAAAATGATCGTTTTAATGCTCCACATAACGAAAGTAGAGAAAAAAGACGAAGACAATTTTTGTTTCATTTGGACAGAGACAATCAGCCCATTAAAGATGAAGAAAAAGGCTAAAATAGGTAACCAATAAACAAAGAACAAATTAAAGCGTTCTGCTGTTAATGGTTTTAATAATGGCCATAAGAAACGTAATTCTACGTTCAAATATTGATAAATGAGGGTAGTTAATAAGTACAAACCTAATACCAATATCACACTTAACAATAAGTGGCGAGCAATCACTTGTCTGGTTGTGAGAACGGAAGAATTACTCGTCACGCCAAATTCTGCAAGCGAAATAGGTACCGTTCTTTTCCATAAACTAAACAGCATTAGCCCAACAAGACCACTCACGACTAACCACAAGACAATCCCGTTCCCCATTTCTAGTGGCATAAAACTCACTTTTGATGCGATAGGTTCATTTGCACCTCCCCATTGAGTAAACAATGGATAAAGCAATATCGTCAAGACAATGTTCACTACTGCAAATACCCACCATTGTTTATCTGAAACTGCTGTTTTTTCTGTCACTGCTTGACGTGCAACAGCAAAATATGTGGTATTTAGTAAGCCACTTGCAAAAAAGAGCGCGGCAATCAATGCGGAACCTAACGCAAATAAACCAGAAAATTCTTTATACCAGTAAGTTTGCATGTCTGGATCAATCCAGTCAGCGCCCTTTTCACCGTCTTGCAATGCTTGATTAAACCATAAAATTGCTTCTTTAT
This window contains:
- the hslU gene encoding ATP-dependent protease ATP-binding subunit HslU (COG1220 ATP-dependent protease HslVU (ClpYQ), ATPase subunit); the encoded protein is MSEMTPREIVSELDQHIIGQADAKRAVAIALRNRWRRMQLQEPLRHEVTPKNILMIGPTGVGKTEIARRLAKLANAPFIKVEATKFTEVGYVGKEVDSIIRDLTDSAMKLVRQTEIEKNRFRAEEAAEDRILDALLPPPKNQWGQVEASDNNSSTRQVFRKKLREGQLDDKEIEIDVASVSMGVEIMAPPGMEEMTNQLQSMFQNLSTGQTKKRKMKIKDALKTLIDDEAAKLINPEELKQKAIDAVEQNGIVFIDEIDKICKKGEYSGADVSREGVQRDLLPLVEGTTVSTKHGMVKTDHILFIASGAFQVARPSDLIPELQGRLPIRVELSALSAVDFERILTEPNASLTEQYKALMATEGVNIEFTEGSIKKIAEAAFRVNEKTENIGARRLHTVMERLMDKISFNASEMNGQVVTIDDAYVIDALGDVVENEDLSRFIL
- a CDS encoding pantothenate kinase (COG1072 Panthothenate kinase) — its product is MTPFLSFNREQWAELRKSVPLTLTEQDLKPLLGINEELSLDEVRTIYLPLVRLINYYIEERIQRQQVMNRFLGVNPDKVPYIISIAGSVAVGKSTSARILQSLLSQWPEVRKVDLITTDGFLYPLEKLQKENLLHKKGFPVSYDTSRLVRFLADIKSGKPNVKAPVYSHLIYDIVPDQFDVVDQPDILILEGLNVLQTGDRSTQTFVSDFVDFSIYVDADENLLKKWYISRFLKFRQSAFSDPNSYFKHYASLSEEEAVSTASRIWDEINGLNLRENILPTRERANLILTKGTEHAVELVKLRK
- a CDS encoding hypothetical protein (COG0451 Nucleoside-diphosphate-sugar epimerases), whose protein sequence is MKIVITGGQGFLGQRLAKTLLSNPQLMIKELILIDVVKPQAPNHDPRVRCYEMDLRQPVGLEKIIDRQTDAIFHLAAIVSSHAEQDPDLGYEINFLATRHLLEVCRHQNPSIRFIFSSSLAVYGGQLPDVIQDDTAVTPQSTYGAQKAMCELLINDYSRKGFVDGIVLRLPTICIRPGKPNKAASSFVSSIIREPLHQTEAICPVSEKLNLWLSSPNTVVNNFIHALQLPTLPARDWHVINLPGFTVSVEQMLADLVKVKGEQILQYVKFEFDEGINHIVASWPATINCSQAFGLGFTADQNFADVIQQFIQCDM
- a CDS encoding ATP-dependent protease subunit HslV (COG5405 ATP-dependent protease HslVU (ClpYQ), peptidase subunit); its protein translation is MTTIVSVRRNGQVVVGGDGQVSLGNTVMKGNARKVRRLYNGKVLAGFAGGTADAFTLFELFERKLEMHQGHLLKSAVELAKDWRTDRALRKLEAMLIVADEKESLIITGIGDVVQPEADQILAIGSGGNFALSAARALVENTELSAREIVEKSLKIAGDICVYTNTNFTIEELPNN
- the ubiA gene encoding 4-hydroxybenzoate octaprenyltransferase (COG0382 4-hydroxybenzoate polyprenyltransferase and related prenyltransferases), translating into MSISKQKLIVYAQLMRFDKPIGTLLLLWPTLWALFLSVKGMPDWSILAIFILGVIFMRAAGCVINDYADRHIDGKVKRTSQRPLATGAATPQEAKFLFIVLIFCAFILVLFLNYYAIALSFIAVLLAFIYPFMKRYTHLPQLFLGMAFGWSIPMAYGASIEALPLECWLLFLANLAWTVAYDTQYAMVDRDDDLRIGVKSTAILFAQYDNKIISLLQVTTLCFLALIGYLSQLHTSYFIVLFIATLFFVYQCRLIKHRKREDCFKAFLNNNYFGAMVFIAFLCGIFF
- a CDS encoding hypothetical protein (COG4099 Predicted peptidase); this translates as MLRKMFILSCVTVASFGTASAQIPDVPQLPQSINATLLAEVTEKGAKVTGIALEYEDNVFSGTDLRQIYQIQTTLEQADPQARTLLRAYVNDKPTTAHQAKPGRFVILELDERDKNADFYSLRVENNQPMTFKAKDKAGQLVEIEKVQANRVPEFYEDKLVYRIKQTGLLKLTNGKTLQASEITQHAMKPYIKTRYIDDFSAHRVTLNTTDEGLLYRFYKPKVEKGKTYPLVLFLHGSGQVGQDNLAHLLSSKGAIATLPYEESFVLAPQYATVFDPADKQGIHWQTHHRHQLVFKMLDEAIANHPAIDKQRIYIIGLSRGAEGGLYLLQKRAHFFAGALLMSGREANTLEWIDGQGTAESLAMLKNAPMWFFHSIEDKVSPVAGSRINYRLLKDDVKSMKVKYTEFSVQQAGDNGIVNSNPHNTWDGVFNSPEAIMWLLDQRLPNSVNSP
- a CDS encoding elongation factor Tu (COG0050 GTPases - translation elongation factors), with amino-acid sequence MSKEKFERTKPHVNVGTIGHVDHGKTTLTAAITTVLSKHFGGAARAFDQIDNAPEEKARGITINTSHVEYDTETRHYAHVDCPGHADYVKNMITGAAQMDGAILVVAATDGPMPQTREHILLGRQVGVPYIIVFLNKCDMVDDEELLELVEMEVRELLSQYDFPGDDTPIVRGSALQALNGVPEWEAKILELAGHLDSYIPEPERAIDQPFLLPIEDVFSISGRGTVVTGRVERGIIRTGEEVEIVGIKETTKTTVTGVEMFRKLLDEGRAGENVGALLRGTKREDIERGQVLAKPGSITPHTDFESEVYVLSKEEGGRHTPFFKGYRPQFYFRTTDVTGTIELPEGVEMVMPGDNIKMTVSLIHPIAMDQGLRFAIREGGRTVGAGVVAKIIK
- a CDS encoding Putative permease (COG2610 H+/gluconate symporter and related permeases), with amino-acid sequence MFGLPTPIIGLLIAVFVLVFLVLRTRVHAFIAMLIAAAIAGLVGGMSVDNTLGAITKGFGGTLGGIGIVIGLGVMMGSILEVSGAAEKMAYSFIKFLGKKKEEWALAITGYIVSIPIFVDSAFVILYPVAKALAKNGKRSLLTLGVALAGGLVVTHHTVPPTPGPLGVAGLFSVDIGAMLLVGMAMAVLPVVGIVLYAKWLDKKYPTFNQEVFTQEELKQKYDDYIESREKKALPSLGLSLLPILLPIGLIFIKAILGLMAKSNPALAENTLYQFFNFIGHPMIALAISVLVAVYTLLPKADKTTTALHLEEGVKTAGIILLVTGAGGALGAVLRDSGAGKELAEQVAALPISPILIPFIVSTLVRFIQGSGTVAMITAASISAPILEQIPGVNMLLAAQAATMGSLFFGYFNDSLFWVVNRMMGINDVKKQMIVWSVPTTIAWAIGGSTVILANLIWGSDGSITDLFLPLGVLAMILIYVNVQSKKL